The genomic interval AAGGAAAATTTGTGTATTAGGAGACTAAGAAGTGATTTTTTTATTCAGCAAACAAAGACCTACATATTTCGCATAAATGTACATATTAGGGTGTGCATAAAGTTCTTAATACAATTGGCAAGCCTTTAGCCTTCCTTTCCCCTAAAAAAAGGAAAGACATAAACACCAAGCAGTGGTTTACATTTGTTTCTATAAAGTTTAATACTCTACCAACCTGCATCAACTTGATCCCATTGTCCCCTTCAAACTTCTCAGGGTAAGTGGCTGCATAAATCATCAATAATCTTAATTTACTTTCAGGACTGGCATCCTGCAAAAGATTAATAGAGCATTGAAGTATACAAGTCTGTTTCACCATACGAGTAATAGATaagttttcactttctaatttccCATAAGTACACCAAACCTGCTTTGTCCTCAGTAGAGTAATCACTTCCTTTGCCCCTGCATCTCCAAAGACAAGATCTTGTTCTAACTGTCCTATGTCTCTAAGATGCATTTCTCGAATCAACCTATTGATTTTTCCTGCAATCTGAGcagatttagctaattagatAGAGCAAGGTTCAATTTTTCATGCATGACTGGAATAAATCTCGGCACAATTATCTACAAATGACTAATTAAGTGGAAAACTTCCTCATGTAAGAGAAAGAGGCTACTATAGAAACTATGTGCAGATAAAGTCCTGTCCCCAAACTTTTGCTCACCTTGGTTATTCTTTTATGGCTGTGGTAACTATTTTAGATATAAATTTGCAATACCCCAAAACATCTCATCTAAGAAATAGTACTAGCTAATCAATAATATCCTGCAAGGCAATGAAAAGCCTTTCTCCGCAACATCTATACTTTTATTGTCATAGATTATGTCAACCTTTCTCAAATCCAAGAAACATGTAGAACTGTTCAATTCTCTATGGCTTTTGGAGGATCATCCCAGATGACAACTAATTGAAGAAACTTAGTCACTCATTAGAGACATTTTACTAATTTGTATTGTGTGGGTTTTCATTGCTGAGGCTCTAGAAACCATCTAGTGTATACAACAACATTATCATTGAGCTTTCGCCCATATAAAATCTTTAGGTTTATATGGCTAAGCCTATATATAGTTCACTACTGCATTGAATACAGTTCTGTTCAGCTTGATAGGGTTTCTTCCTGGTTCTTCCTCTCCCCTACTTCAATATGACCATCTCATCTGTCAAGCTCAATTGCTGTTCACTCCCAATTGCAATATCTTAGATGAAGATTTCTAAATGAGCATACGAAATGTTTCCTTTAACCTGACAAAACAATCTTCATCATCTCTCATCAAATAATTCTTACATTAACTTCAATCTTACTGTCTTAGCCATAATTTCTTGGAAACACTTGAAAAACAACTAAATCTCAAAATCCCTTGTCTCCACAAAACTAGTCCTTTTATTTTATCGTGTTTTAATAACACAACATCTAGACCACAATAATTAACTAGACCGCCAGAAAGGAATTTTAATAAACGATAAACTTGAATGAGTGTAACAAATGTGTTAATCAAATATcaatatgaaaaaaaatgtttacCTCAACATGAAGAGAAAGCTTTTCAACTTGCTCGTTGTATTGTGGTAAAGCTTGGACTATTTTTTGCAGATCTTTAGTTGAAATCTCACCGCCATCTCTGTGAAATATTTAAAAAGGTTCATTATAATATAATGAAAAGCAAATATAAATCCCTGTATAAACTTAATATTAGACTTGTAGTCATCCAAACATTTGACAGCTAaagattgaaaatgaaattaaatctaattaacgAATATGAAGTTATGAACTACAATGTTGAAATGTTCAATTGTACAAGCAGTATAGAAAAAAAAACACTAAACTGCAGCACAAACATTTATTACCAAAGCAGTATGTTTTAATGCTTTAAGGGACGTGGATTTTATAAATTGCCTTGGCCTTCATCATGAAAAAAACCAAGAGGATAATAAACAAAGCTTAAAGAAGACAAAGGCGAGGACCAACATAAAATAATAGTGTTCTTTTTTTATACTAATGTTCATTACTATATTATTACTATGTTGTACAAATACTAATGCGAAggtgagattttaattttgaaatgcaGTTAAGGGAATGGATTAAAATCTCATGTTGTGCCAACTGACATGGCCGAAATTCTTTGTTCCCCTCTCACATCAAGACATGGCATGCTAACAAAATAGATGAGAAGAATGTGAGCTTAAAGCGGTGGAAAAAATGAGAAGAACTGCAAAAACCCATTTTAGATAGAGCAGATGCCCTATCAACATACATGATCGATTCTACTATTGAAATAGCAACCATCACCAGAGTGAAATCTATAAATCTATATAGTTGTGATGGAATCTAACTATAATTTTCCCATAAGTTCCATATGCCCAAACGGTGTATCTAACTCCTtatagggggcgtttggttaaatgatgggaatgactatgggtatgagtttgataatAGAGTAGAAtgggaataggaatggaaatgaaacccatcaagttatatgggtttggttgattcccataaatgtggtaatcattcccaaaatgtgattcccaaacccacaatccaaacactatcttttactatcattccattccctcattcccaaacccatcaaccaaacacccccatAGTGTTTCTAATAAAGTTCTATTCTCATCTACACTGTGCATGCTATTCCAGAATGTTATAGCTCTAAGTGATTGACATGAATGAAATACATGATAGAAATCCCATCTCTTCATGCATTTACCTGGAAGTTTGGTGTTGTGCAGCCTTATTCTTTGACTTAAATGTAGACATCTTCTCATGCAACCTTTCACTAGCCTGTCACTCCAATTTGTTACCAAGCAGAAAAACAACTGATGCTTACTATAATATATGCTCACACTTACATCAGCTATATGTGCATAGCGCAGTTCAAGCCATATGGGGTCATTATCTTCCAAAAGGGCTTCTTTCTTTTCAGCTGTTGCACCAGGCTTTGCTGGTGCCTGTTGATAATCAAATAAAAAGTAAATACAAGAAATATTTACAAATAAAAAGGAAGCATAAGTTTGTTCGAAAGTATTTCCTCTGTTAACATTTATTTACctcatatatatatttgtttCCATCCATCTCGAGCAAATCATGACACATTGCATCATATGTCCATTCATGTATATAAGGTGCAATCTTCACCAAAACGCAAATGTAAAAGCATCTCATGTCAAAAATCAAGAGCACTGATAAACAAGCATCTTAGCATTCTAATTTCAACAAGCACATAGCCTTGTACCTGGTCTATTGTCCGATCCACAATGAGTAACTCACATGTCTCCTTTTGGGGAAAATCAGGGACTGAAGATTTATACTTTGACAGGATATCCCAAACAGCTGTAGCAAGCTTTGAGGGTACTAAGTCACGCATATTCTTTGTGTCAGACTCATCCATGGACTTAGAAACTTGGTACCGCACATAAGGAAGTTCCTAGAAACATATGGGCATAAtcaaaaacaataaatataactGTGTTATAAATGGACAATTAACAAGGAACTAAAAATCTGGTCTGTTTAAGTCAACATGACTGACAACACACAATTCACCTTTGCTGTCTTAATACTACCATGTATTGCCCATACAAGGTGATACATGCAATGAAGAGCAAGGAGAAAAGGAGAGCAAGGGAAGCATGATCTTGATAGCGAGTCCGTCGTCATCTTCATACGCCTCTTCTCAGACAATAATAATAGAAGGATTCCTGTCGTTGATCACCTTCTCTATATATATCTCTCATAGGCACAAGCAAGGAAGAGAAGTTGTTAACAACGGTTATCCATGCACCCAATTCTCCCCTTTATATAAATACCTATAATTTTATCTAATCTAACTCAACGAACCCCTCTTTTACCTTTCGATAAGACTACACTACTTTGAAAAACTATGTATCATTCAATTACAAATTGAACACAATTTGCTATTCAAGTTGTTAGGTGTTACAAGAGATCATTGAAGCTGCATTTCATTTGATACAAAATGAAAAGAATGTacagtttaaaaaatatttaaacaaagGCTCCAAATTGATTCAATTGTCTTTTACCTCAAGTAAGATTTGATTTGAtccttaaatatatatttttttcaaagttatatagttttatttaaaaaatgatcCTTTTCAAAACGTGATCCTTTTCAAAAATACAAAATGTGTTCCATCCTCTAAGAACTGATCCACATCATTTTGTAGGGTGGACGTGGGGTTTGGCTAAACAAATTTTAAACATTTCAAATTGATAAAATTATGAAGGGAAGTTCCATTCTCTTTCACCCTTTACTttaatcttttatttcttttcttgtgCTAGTGAATTTCCAAACAAATTCTAAGGAGTTTTAAGTTTGCTAAGATGAGTTTAGCCAGGTTAATGGATGTAAAAGGGTTTATTACTTAGATTACTATTTGAGGATTAGGTTTAGAGAAATTGCATTCTAATGTACTTATGTGCATTAATTGGTAAAAGTTTAATATCTTTCATTATCGATTGGAGAAGTAGTGAAGGTCACCAAATTAAATGTCATATCAATCAGTGCAATCCATTTGAAGCATTTAGGAACTATTTGTTCCCCAAAACAAACGATGAACTGAGAATGATGCAACTTCGAACCAGATTAACTGGCAGTGCATTTACTTGAGTTTTTCACATACCAATCCAGTACCAAAGCAGTGTATTCTTATTCAGCTCAAAAAAAGCTGAATACTGCAATTAAACAGACACCCAGATTCATGTTTGTGAAGATGGCACCCTGGTGGAGTTTTCTCATTTCACAGTGTTTACTGACTAGTCAACGGCAAATATATCAAAAATAGGTATCATATATGGGTTTCAATTTCTACATTCAAATATATGTTAAAGTAGCCAAAATTAAAGAATCTAATTGCAACTGTTTTTTTAGGATGTTCTCTAGCAAGACTTGAATATGAAGAGCACACTTGTTATCTCTGCACTCTTGCTTCTTAAAGGTGGTGCTAATCAACAATGTGTACTCCCCTTTAGTTTGAATGTCAATTCTAGAGCAATGAAACTGCCAAAGGAGTTTAGCTTACATTACTCAGTTGTTCAGGCCTGATTTGTTTGCATTTGATTGGGATGAAGACAAATAACTCTTTTCTTAAAGAAAGCATTCTAATCCTATAGCTGTGTTCGGAAGCTAGCAACATCATGCTCCAATATTTTCTCCCGACTTCTGGGGAGTGTATTCAGATAGAAGAGTGCATTATGATGAGCCTAAGGAAAAAAAATCTAGTCACTTCTTTTTGTAAGCCTTTTCATGTGTGATTAAATGAGGCATTACCACTTTTCTTTTCAACTTTCCTGACTGAATTTTTCAGGTTCTTCCTTTTGGTTGGTTATCTTTCCTTCTTGGAGAAATTGAGATAAGATGAGTGCACTCATGAGATATATATCTTAAACAAGCTGTGAGAAATGAGATTTAGTAGAGGATAAACATCTTTAAGAATTCATGTGTACCTTCAAAGAAGCAATTGCTGTGGCAACTCGTGTAGCCATCGTAGTCAAGCACTCATTGAACTTACGAGAATTTTGAGCTGTTTCTCCAAATAATTCTTCAAAAGCCATCTCATGGTCAGTGGTGAACGCCTAAACATTGTAGTTTAATTAGGTAAGGAAATTGGGGCTGTTTGCTTgaagggaaaggagaggggaaAAATAGGGATAGTAGAAAATCATCTGTAGTTATCATTCTCCCATTGTTCTCCAAATAAAAGTTCCATAAAAGCCACCAATGTACAATTGGTTCACTTTGAACTTGATACAAGTATTACACAAGATTACTAGCAAAACATTCCCTCCAATACAATAAATGAAACTACATGAAAATGGTAAAGTTTACCTGATTATCAATAGCAAAATACTCCAAGTTCATCTAAAAAAGTTTCAAAAAGGGTGAATAAGGTTAAATGAGTATTCACATTGATTATTAACATATTATATATGCATATTGAAAGATAAAATAGTTCACCTCACTAAGAGCACCTATACGGGGTAAAAGACTCGTGTCATTCTTAATGTAAGCAATCAATTCCTTGGGTATAGGTGAACTAAAGAAAACATACGCcctgaaataataaatattattaaagaaGAGTAACAGAGAATTAGTGTTTACTTATAATTGTGTCAAAATTTGTAGTAGATAAAGAGTGAATGCATCTATCATCCTTGGAGTTTGAGGGTATCCAATATATCCCCTTCAATTCTAGtactacaacaacaaccaagctttatcccactaggtggggtcggctgtatggatctttctacgccattgagctctatcccctactatatcataaGTTTATTACTTAATTTAAGGATatgatataaattaataaaatcaaataaatcagaaAATTAAAATGTCTATACATCTATTAACTCACCGTGCATAACAAATATATTGATTCAAATTCATCACATGAGTTTGGGATTATAGAAAATGACAAAGTTGGCTATTTTGGAATTGCAAAGGATACATAGGAGCCTTAAACTCCAAGGAGGTATAATGTAGTTCACCAAAAAAAATAAATGGAAGATATTGAAGCATACTTTCTGTACAAAGGACATCTTCCAGACATGTCAGATAGTAGCATGATGACACTGCAAGATGCAACCATGTGTGTTAAGAAGCATATATGTAACATCTACAAGAACCTAGTAGAAATTTTAGGggggaaataaaataataataaaaaaaactagagTGGTATTTATCCTTTCAATTTTATACTACAATAGAATTTCAAGCATCTTTTACCATAAATATGAGACTGATATAATTACTTCATTCAAATTCAAGAGCATATTCAGTATCTGTTTGTTCTCGAATGTATTCTTTATAGTGAACTTCACTACAGTCTACATCTCCCAGCTAATCTGACTCCACCTCTTCCATAAAGCAATTCTGACTTCTACCATGAAAGCAAAAAAATTTAACTTGGATTGATAGAGGCTCAATTACACTTAGTTTTCTTATTTCTCAGATTAATTAGTTCATTGTTTGAGGTATGAAAGCATATTTGAGGACCACCAATATTCCTCTATCTAAAGGCATCAAGACAATAAATCATTTGAGAACTAGGGAGAAAAACAATGAAAATCAATCATTTGAATACTAGGAAATCAATCATTAGGTTTAATCTTTACTGAAAAAGAAGGCTATGATTAGGGGAAAACCCCCAAGCTCTAATTAAGAATTAAAGTTGGACTAGTGTGACACAATAGAAGTTAGGGTTTTCTAAGGTAATATTTCTCAGTAGTCCTTATTTAGCTTATTGGTTGTATAGTGTACTGTAAATAGAACAATTAACATAACTTTCATCATGGAGATTCCCAAGCAAGATTTATTATTTAGTAGACTGTTTAATACACTCCACTCCTATATTTCCTATTGTTCATCATTATAGAATTTTAGACTACTATATATCAAGAAAGTGCACAATCTCGAACCAGCTGTAACACACAGAAAGTATAAGAGGacaaaaaattaaaagttaaggATAAACATTGAGCAAATAATGATATATGAAACAACAAATTTGAAAAGTAGCAGGTTTTAATAATGTAACTAAGtagaataattagaaaaaataactCCAAAAACCTTTACTTTTCTTTTAGTGGTTGGATGAAATATATAGCATCCATTGAAGGTAAAGGCTCCCTTCTTTTGAAAATGTCCTCTACCACTGCAAAATAGAATGTGAAACTTATTTAACCGCGACAAATATTATTGattgtaagaatttcaaaattttgcATGTAAAGTTTTTGTACAAAAATTCCTTGCAAAAAAGTGTATATAGTGGATTgcaagaattttcaaaatcataaaAGGACTAGTCACTAACTTCTATGCGATGATATCATACACAAACTTAGATAGCATTCAATGGAGAGATAAAATCCATATACCTATCCCCTAAAAGTTAGCAAGGCTTGTACATTGATAATTATACACCAACTCGCATGAGAGTACCAAGTTGGTCGGTCCTTCAAATTTACTTGAAAAAGGCTGATGGAAATTGGAAGATCGTGAGGGATGATCGTTTGACACTTTAtagtcaaaacttaaaattttttgttGTCTTCATGTTCAacattttatcatatttttctttcCACTTCCCCTCTTTGCTTCTCATTTCTCCTCTGTTACCAATTGAGCGTGGTGTTTCCTACTCATCttttgtccctctatccttgtctttttctctttttttttttttatatcaggTATCCAAATCTTACAACCCGACTAATCCTGGAGTAGATGGTCCGGACCCACATTCCACCCACCAATTAAATCCAGGAAGTATGGTGGCTCCTGATGTGGCGCCCCAGCTTCACTATTAGTTCAATCGTCGTAGGTGTGCCCTACTTGTCTTGCTCCCACAGTTTCTAGTCTATTGTGTGCACCAATGGGGCAATAATATGTGGCACAAACTACCAGTCATGGAGAGAACATGGTATAGTAATGTTAGTGTGCATTGTAATGGGAGTTTTTTTCCCACAAACTACATGTTGTATTTTAATGTGAGAAGAACTTGAATACAAAACCAAGTTTGTATTCCTGCAAAAAATCTTTACTTATCCCTCTTTCCAAAAATGTGAATCGAAAGATCTAGATAAGGTACAAGTACAGAAGATCATGGCAAGTTTATCACTCTATTTTTGCTACATTAGATATTAACAAGATATAGGAGGATCTCCTATGGCAAGTTTAGACCAATCTAGAAGGAGATTCTTCATTATTCCAAAATAATTAGGATACAGACATTTTGCTAACAATGAGAATCTACCTTAATATTTCCAAATTTCAAATACTAATCCATTTAAAGCATAACAGcataataggaaaattattaaatttCTGTGTAGACCAATATTCAAAGAAATTGAAAAGGTCTCATCATCAAACTACAAAACATAAGTAAATGTCAGTTTATTAGGAACAATTACAAATTGAAAAAAATAGTATTGTCTTTCTTTTGAAACTTGTGCGCAACTTCAACAAGTTCAATTTTGAAATATTTGATCTAAGATTTCATATGGAAAGACAAAAGGTGTCAGATGACGTTGACAAGCATCATAAGTTAACAAAAGGTGTAACAACTTGGTTAATGGAACAAAGATTTGAAACCTTGCCCCCAAACACCCATCATCCTTCAAtggaaatattttatttcatattcaagattttatttttttttgggtgGCTTAGCAATTTCCATTGCCACTGATGTGTCACTTGATTTTGAAGAGGCCAATCTCTTGATGGGTGCTCATGAACACCTCTCTCAAGATACACTAGTTTCTAATATGAGGATTAACAATAGCTATTGGACTTCTCCCTTTTACATTTCAATTCTCTAAGATGGATTCTCAGGAAATTTTTATGCCTAAAAATTCTAATGCCATTAACTCTAACTCTGATGATGAGAGACGAAAGGTATGTTAAATTTCTACTATAATAATCATTGCACTATCATTGATAAAGGAAAGAAGAGTAGGTCCCACCAGATTATTTGGAATTTTCAATCACTCTAACAATTAAGGTCTTATGTTGGATTTTTCTATAGGAACACAAAAATTAGTTTGAAGAGACCATATTTTCTTTCATGATATTGCATATGCCATCCAATGCCTCAATCTGAATATCTTATCCAGCAATTATGAATTTACAAACCCGGATGGCTATTTTTGCAGCATCACTACAACTTGTGCCATGAAGAATCAATATGgaaaatttatggcaaaatgattgACTGGATAACCATAATTCCTCCATACTTAACACTCTATTGGATGGTTGAATTGGTTCAATATGGAGAGAACGCAGCAAGAGGATTGTTAACCCCTCATCCAACTATTCCTACCAAATCTTTGAAGTAGATTTGTAAAGAACAAAAACTATcagtagtttaaaaaaaaaattaaatctaatggAGACAATCATATTATTACTAAAACAAAAGGGCAAGTAAGATAAGATTTTCAAGCTTTAAAAAGTGACTAAACCTACATGAGATTTCTTGGTTTGTAATGTCTGCCATCTTACAAGAAAAAGACATCACTTTGAGAGTGAATTTGTCCATGATAAGTATCTGCAATATAATCCAATTCCAGTTGTAAGTACTTAGTACTGTGATGAATTTCTTGCAACATGATTAAATGAAAAGAGGATGGAAACTTCTTCTGTAAATTCGATAAATGGTGGCAACCATTTAGTTTGTTTGTGTTGTGCCCATTCATAGAGGAGTAAATAGAAGGGACGCAAGCTGGACGTATAGTCAAACTCACTTCCTGTGCTTTTCTTGTCATCGTACGCTTTTTATATTTTCTGCCAAAATGGATAAATAAGAACTAACCTTCCATGGGGTAGTCGAGCTCTTTGTTTCCGACGATCTAAGCATTTCATTTAAAATTCCTGAAAATAATCCAAGACCAAAATAGATTTTGTGAATTAGTAAGCAATTTCCCGATAAGGAAGCGAGCAAAAGCACTCACTTTCACGACTAATTTGACGGAAAAACTTATGATCCGCGTTGGCGTGAGCGAAGTCCCATTCCGACATCGACATGGT from Zingiber officinale cultivar Zhangliang chromosome 6B, Zo_v1.1, whole genome shotgun sequence carries:
- the LOC121988402 gene encoding probable protein transport Sec1b — its product is MSMSEWDFAHANADHKFFRQISRERILNEMLRSSETKSSTTPWKILIMDKFTLKVMSFSCKMADITNQEISLVEDIFKRREPLPSMDAIYFIQPLKENVIMLLSDMSGRCPLYRKAYVFFSSPIPKELIAYIKNDTSLLPRIGALSEMNLEYFAIDNQAFTTDHEMAFEELFGETAQNSRKFNECLTTMATRVATAIASLKELPYVRYQVSKSMDESDTKNMRDLVPSKLATAVWDILSKYKSSVPDFPQKETCELLIVDRTIDQIAPYIHEWTYDAMCHDLLEMDGNKYIYEAPAKPGATAEKKEALLEDNDPIWLELRYAHIADASERLHEKMSTFKSKNKAAQHQTSRDGGEISTKDLQKIVQALPQYNEQVEKLSLHVEIAGKINRLIREMHLRDIGQLEQDLVFGDAGAKEVITLLRTKQDASPESKLRLLMIYAATYPEKFEGDNGIKLMQLAKLSPEDMKAVNNLMYFGKIDPKKKSDGNFSLKFDVQKKKQAARKEKSGEEETWALSRFYPVVEELIEKLNKGELPKDDFPYINEPVAATQATASNGTQPVQSRRSRRTATWAKGRCSDDGYSSDSVLRNASVDFKNMGQRIFIFMIGGATRSELRAVHKLTTKLRREIILGCTSLDDPPMFITRLKMLKGPDLP